A segment of the Streptomyces sp. NBC_01235 genome:
TGACCTGGGAGAGGATCAGCCAACTGCCGGGGGCGAGTGCGGCCACGTACTTCTTCAGCAGGCCGTACACGTCGTCCCCGGCGGGGTCCTCGCCCAGGTAGTGCGTGAGCGCCACCAGTGACAGCGTGAGGGGCCGCGTGAAGTCCAGGGTGTCGGCGGCCCGTCGTAGCAGCGTGTCGGGGTCGCGGACGTCGGCGTGCACGTACTGGGTGGAGCCCTCGGTGGTGCCGCGCAGCAGTGCCTCCGCGTGCCGCAGCACGATCGGGTCGTTGTCCGCGTACACCACCTTGGACTCCGGGGCCACGCCCTGAGCCACCTGGTGCAGGTTGGGCTCGGTGGGGATGCCGGTGCCGATGTCCAGGAACTGGCGGATCCCGGCCTCGGCCGCCGCCCGGACGGCCCGCTGCATGAACCGGCGGTTGGCCCGCGCCCCGCGCACCACCGTCCCGTCCACGGCGAGGATCCTGCGGGCCAGCTCCTCGTCCACCGGGTAGTTGTCCTTGCCGCCCAGCCACCAGTCGTACACCCGGGCCGGGTGCGGCCGGCTGGTGTCGATGCGGGCGGCGGCCTGCTCTGCCTCGGATCCGGTCATGCGGGTCTGCTCCTGGAAGGGGGGGTGGAAGCGGGGACGGGCCGTGCTCAGCAGCTCGCGCGGGCGTCCCGCAGGATCTTCTTGGTGTGCTGCGCGGACGCGGCGTGCGTCGTCATGTGGTCGAGGACCTCCAGATGCGCGGAGACCTCCTTGCGGTCGTCGAGGTACAGCGCGCCGGTCAGATACTCGGTGACGACCATGTCGGGCAGTTCGGGTTCGGCGAAGCGGAACAGCGAGAACGGCGCGGACGTCCCCGGATGCGGACCGGCCGCGAACTCGGAGACCTGCAGGGTGATCCGGTCGCGTTCGGCGAACTCCATGAGCCTGTCGAGCTGTTCGGCCATCACGGCCGCGTCCACGCTCACCGGGCGGCGCAGCACCGTCTCGTCCATGACCACCCACAGATGGGGCGGGTCGGTGCCCTCCAGCAGCCGTTGGCGGGCCATGCGCAGCGACACGTGCCGCTCGATCGTGGCCGGGGTCGTGCGTCCGACCGTCCCGGCCTCCAGCACGGCGCGTGCGTAGTCCTCGGTCTGCAGCAGCCCGGGCACGAAGTGCGGCTCGTAGGAGCGGATCAGCCGGGCCGCGCCCTCCAGGCTCACATACAGGCTGAACCACTCGGGCAGCACGTCGTGGAACCGCTGCCACCAGCCGGGCCGGTTCGCCTCCTCGGTGAGCGAGACGAACGCCTCGGCCTCGTCCTCGGGGACGCCGTACGTCTCCAGCAGCACCTGCACATAGGGGACCT
Coding sequences within it:
- a CDS encoding helix-turn-helix domain-containing protein, translated to MSERRPAPTVGQVVLGRRLQELREAAGLGREEAARALRVAPATVRRMETADVALKVPYVQVLLETYGVPEDEAEAFVSLTEEANRPGWWQRFHDVLPEWFSLYVSLEGAARLIRSYEPHFVPGLLQTEDYARAVLEAGTVGRTTPATIERHVSLRMARQRLLEGTDPPHLWVVMDETVLRRPVSVDAAVMAEQLDRLMEFAERDRITLQVSEFAAGPHPGTSAPFSLFRFAEPELPDMVVTEYLTGALYLDDRKEVSAHLEVLDHMTTHAASAQHTKKILRDARASC
- a CDS encoding SAM-dependent methyltransferase — translated: MTGSEAEQAAARIDTSRPHPARVYDWWLGGKDNYPVDEELARRILAVDGTVVRGARANRRFMQRAVRAAAEAGIRQFLDIGTGIPTEPNLHQVAQGVAPESKVVYADNDPIVLRHAEALLRGTTEGSTQYVHADVRDPDTLLRRAADTLDFTRPLTLSLVALTHYLGEDPAGDDVYGLLKKYVAALAPGSWLILSQVTPDLSPEAIGKAAEHFRRSGTPFHPRSLAGFSRFFEDLELLGPGVIPVSGWRPEPQDVAAQAEGIVPVYAGVARKG